In one window of Palaemon carinicauda isolate YSFRI2023 chromosome 2, ASM3689809v2, whole genome shotgun sequence DNA:
- the LOC137617710 gene encoding protein FAM200C-like produces the protein MSLSNNPSLHSFAGLCESARPKTRKWSDEYVKYGFTALLDDKGGPDRAQCMTCHFIICNSNLKPARLRHHQLKHPTTEHEQSFEALQAKRATYEKKGTLHQIEFKPVQKPLLQASY, from the exons ATGTCCCTTAGCAAT AATCCTTCTCTTCATTCATTTGCCGGTTTATGTGAATCTGCCCGGCCGAAGACACGCAAATGGAGTGATGAATATGTCAAATATGGTTTCACTGCACTCCTGGACGATAAGGGAGGACCAGACCGGGCACAGTGTATGACTTGCCATTTTATCATTTGCAACTCAAATTTGAAGCCTGCTAGACTCCGACACCACCAGTTGAAGCATCCAACCACAGAACATGAACAGTCTTTCGAGGCCTTGCAGGCGAAGAGGGCTACATATGAAAAGAAAGGTACACTACACCAAATTGAATTCAAGCCAGTGCAGAAACCCCTTCTACAAGCTTCATATTAA
- the LOC137617699 gene encoding KRAB-A domain-containing protein 2-like, producing the protein MVKELSKYANITRDTIELFKSLCVQCQKKGKRCATKGVTVKQILSKDYGSRSQVDLVDMQSCAKGKYKWIMVYQDHLTKYCILRPLTSKRAAEVAFQLMDIFLMFGAPQILQCDNGSEFTTLVISELKLLWPDLLIVHGKPRHPQSQGSVERLNCDIKDMLISWLGDNDTTDWPMGLRFKQFQKNSSYHSGIKQSPYKALFGVDARVGLHSTALPEEVWRTMITEEDLLGAYSFSSDFTRPDESPKFTNPSDDSPECSAPPNDSPEYFAQPDGSAEGSAYPVSPNCGQNPQGRLHQLQEDIALQRSRASAGQLAQAERMVKRSRLEHVPGDPGDNVTIPIPLVDRGKGDPRNVIGVILDRNENDMYRIGVLENKDLLKKQGTYFLIRHSNLYPG; encoded by the exons ATGGTCAAAGAGCTGTCTAAATATGCGAACATAACTAGAGATACTATAgaactgttcaaatctttgtgtgttcagtgtcaaaagaaaggGAAGAGATGTGCGACAAAGGGAGTAACTGTCAAACAGATTTTATCTAAGGATTACGGTTCACGATCTCAGGTGGAccttgttgacatgcagtcttgcgCCAAAGGAAAGTATAAGTGGATAATGGTGTACCAAGATCATCTAACAAAGTATTGCATATTGCGCCCCTTAACTTCAAAAAGAGCCGCTGAGGTTGCATTCCAGCTAATGGACATATTCTTAATGTTTGGGgcccctcaaattcttcagtgtgaTAATGGTAGCGAATTTACAACATTGGTAATTTCGGAACTCAAACTCCTTTGGCCAGACCTGTTGATTGTTCATGGTAAACCAAGGCATCCACAGAGCCAGGGATCTGTTGAACGCCTTAACTGTGATATAAAAGACATGCTTATTTCATGGTTAGGGGATAATGATACAACTGACTGGCCCATGGGACTCAGGTTTAAGCAGTTCCAAAAGAACTCCAGTTACCATTCTGGAATCAAACAATCTCCATACaaagcactctttggtgttgacgcCAGAGTAGGTCTACATTCAACTGCACTTCCAGAAGAAGTTTGGAGGACAATGATAACTGAAGAGGATTTACTTGGAGCTTACAGTTTCTCCTCTGACTTTACTCGGCCAGACGAATCACCCAAGTTCACGAACCCTTCAGACGATTCACCTGAATGTTCTGCTCCTCCAAATGATTCGCCAGAGTACTTCGCTCAGCCAG atGGCTCAGCAGAGGGGTCTGCCTATCCAGTCAGTCCAAACTGTGGCCAGAATCCTCAAGGAAGACTTCATCAGCTCCAAGAAGACATAGCACTTCAACGGTCCAGAGCATCAGCTGGTCAGTTAGCTCAAGCTGAGCGCATGGTCAAACGCAGTCGTTTAGAACACGTCCCAGGTGATCCAGGAGATAACGTGACAATTCCCATCCCGTTAGTTGATCGAGGGAAAGGTGATCCCCGAAATGTTATCGGTGTTATCCTAGATCGTAACGAAAATGACATGTATCGAATAGGC gttttagaaaataaagatTTACTCAAGAAACAG gggacgtatttcttgatacgacacagcaatctttaCCCAGGatag
- the LOC137617721 gene encoding protein FAM200C-like, with protein MGSDHQVLLFHTEVRWLSRGKMLTRIAELTDEIAIFLREYQSDFAENFEDKIFLLSLSYLADIFGLLNDLNLSMQGMFANNIDCTEKVEAFKKKMSLWTRRIQGGIVGSFPILDEKHGDKTIQPMLVENIVAHLSLLETTIAQYFPMDHSFPEWIQQLFLADMDDDDNLKEELIDLQVNQGCQIKFCTLPLSGFWCDQLVAYPGLEKAALEMIIPFPTTYLCEKAFSTMLQIKTTARNRLQIGLLHDMRVALANTKPRNEKLVAYMQKQKSH; from the coding sequence ATGGGAAGTGACCATCAGGTGCTTCTCTTCCATACTGAAGTGCGATGGCTCTCCCGCGGAAAAATGCTGACACGTATTGCAGAGCTCACTGATGAGATTGCAATATTTCTCCGAGAGTATCAGAGTGATTTTGCTGAAAATTTTGAGGACAAAattttccttctctccctctccTACCTGGCAGACATTTTTGGTCTTCTGAATGATCTCAACTTGTCCATGCAAGGCATGTTTGCTAATAATATTGATTGTACAGAGAAGGTAGAAGCCTTCAAGAAGAAAATGTCACTGTGGACGCGTCGAATCCAGGGAGGAATTGTGGGAAGCTTTCCTATCCTGGATGAAAAACATGGAGACAAGACAATCCAGCCAATGCTTGTAGAAAATATTGTTGCTCACCTCTCACTCCTAGAGACCACTATAGCACAATACTTTCCCATGGATCATTCATTTCCAGAATGGATACAGCAGCTCTTCTTGGCagatatggatgatgatgataacctaaAGGAGGAGCTTATTGATCTGCAAGTGAACCAGGGTTGTCAAATAAAATTTTGCACACTACCGCTGTCAGGTTTCTGGTGTGATCAGTTGGTAGCATACCCTGGATTAGAAAAGGCAGCGCTGGAAATGATCATTCCTTTTCCAACTACCTACCTCTGTGAAAAGGCTTTCTCCACCATGCTCCAAATCAAAACAACTGCCCGGAACCGACTTCAAATTGGGTTGCTTCATGATATGAGGGTGGCTCTGGCCAACACAAAGCCTCGAAATGAGAAACTAGTTGCATATATGCAAAAACAAAAATCACattga